In Sphingopyxis sp. 113P3, one DNA window encodes the following:
- a CDS encoding ABC transporter ATP-binding protein has product MAGLSIERARKSFGNTEVLKGVSIDVAEGEFAVIVGPSGCGKSTLLRAIAGLETLDEGRILIGAQDVTSRKPSERGIAMVFQSYALYPHLTVFENMAFGLRIARTAKAEIAEAVHRAAEILNIESLLARKPAALSGGERQRVAIGRAIVRQPQIFLFDEPLSNLDADLRVRMRYEFARLHQRLGTTTLYVTHDQVEAMTLADRIIVLRGGEVEQIGAPRDLYERPATLFVAQFIGTPRMNILPARATANGEAMLADGQAIALPPLAEALEPGMPLSIGIRPEDIAIAEAPGGFPFAIRFIERLGGLATVHLAGGDGSEAIAWQRRDDGELREGDTVSLALPADRLHLFDAGGRALARGAAQ; this is encoded by the coding sequence ATGGCCGGCCTGTCGATCGAGCGCGCGCGCAAGAGCTTTGGCAATACCGAAGTCTTAAAAGGCGTATCGATCGACGTCGCCGAAGGCGAGTTCGCAGTGATCGTGGGTCCCTCGGGCTGCGGCAAGTCAACCTTGCTGCGTGCCATCGCGGGCCTCGAGACGCTGGATGAGGGCCGCATCCTCATCGGCGCGCAAGATGTCACGAGCCGCAAACCGTCGGAACGGGGCATCGCGATGGTGTTCCAGTCCTACGCGCTCTATCCCCACCTCACGGTCTTTGAAAATATGGCCTTTGGTCTCCGCATCGCCCGGACCGCCAAAGCCGAGATTGCCGAGGCGGTGCACCGCGCCGCCGAGATCCTCAACATCGAAAGCCTGCTCGCGCGCAAACCTGCCGCCTTGTCGGGCGGGGAGCGTCAGCGCGTCGCGATCGGCCGCGCGATCGTTCGCCAGCCACAGATATTTCTCTTCGACGAGCCGCTCTCCAACCTCGACGCGGATCTTCGCGTCCGGATGCGCTACGAATTCGCGCGCCTGCACCAGAGGCTCGGGACGACGACGCTATACGTCACCCATGACCAGGTCGAGGCAATGACGCTCGCCGACCGCATCATCGTCCTGCGCGGCGGAGAGGTTGAGCAGATCGGCGCCCCGCGTGATCTCTACGAGCGGCCGGCGACGCTCTTCGTCGCGCAGTTTATCGGCACGCCGCGCATGAACATCCTCCCCGCGCGCGCAACCGCAAATGGCGAGGCCATGCTCGCGGACGGGCAGGCGATCGCCCTGCCCCCGCTCGCCGAGGCGCTCGAGCCCGGCATGCCGCTCTCTATCGGCATCCGTCCCGAGGATATTGCCATCGCCGAGGCGCCAGGCGGCTTTCCCTTCGCTATCCGTTTCATCGAGCGGCTCGGGGGACTTGCGACGGTGCATCTCGCGGGCGGCGACGGCAGCGAGGCGATCGCGTGGCAGCGCCGCGACGATGGGGAGCTGCGCGAGGGCGACACCGTGTCGCTCGCGCTGCCCGCCGACCGGCTGCATCTGTTCGATGCGGGCGGCCGCGCGCTGGCAAGGGGGGCCGCGCAATGA